A genomic region of Trifolium pratense cultivar HEN17-A07 linkage group LG3, ARS_RC_1.1, whole genome shotgun sequence contains the following coding sequences:
- the LOC123916528 gene encoding thaumatin-like protein 1b isoform X2, with protein MARLILFLIFLTFITLSFLSEVQSASFKIVNRCRYTIWPGLLSGATSPPLPTTGFTLKSGKSRTIQIPRSWSGRLWARSLCGRDSDGKFSCVTADCGSGKVSCAGGGAKPPATLAEFTLNGADGLDFYDVSMVDGYNLPMLIVAQGGTRGGCSATGCLVDLNGGCPADLKVARGNGSGGSVACRSACEAFGDPRYCCSEAYSTPDTCGPSVYSLFFKHACPRAYSYAYDDKTSTYTCASANYLIVFCPLPYTSQKLLGARKDGAPLPLVNTTMMYFSKKHSGGSSSTGLER; from the exons ATGGCTCGCTTAATTCTCTTTCTCATTTTTCTCACCTTCATTACATTATCTTTCCTCTcag AGGTTCAATCAGCATCGTTCAAGATTGTTAACAGATGCCGTTACACTATATGGCCAGGATTACTCTCCGGCGCCACCTCGCCGCCGCTACCAACCACCGGATTCACCCTCAAGAGTGGAAAATCAAGGACTATACAAATCCCGAGATCTTGGTCAGGTCGGTTATGGGCAAGGTCTCTCTGCGGCCGAGACTCCGACGGAAAATTCTCCTGCGTAACCGCCGACTGTGGTTCTGGAAAAGTTTCCTGTGCCGGAGGTGGTGCCAAACCTCCGGCAACATTGGCGGAGTTCACCTTGAACGGAGCAGACGGGTTGGATTTCTACGACGTGAGTATGGTCGACGGTTATAATCTTCCGATGCTGATCGTGGCTCAAGGAGGGACTAGAGGTGGCTGCAGTGCAACCGGTTGTCTTGTGGATCTTAACGGCGGTTGTCCGGCAGATCTTAAGGTGGCGCGTGGTAATGGGAGTGGTGGAAGTGTTGCTTGTAGAAGCGCGTGTGAAGCTTTTGGGGATCCTCGTTATTGTTGTAGTGAGGCGTACTCAACGCCTGACACGTGTGGTCCGTCTGTTTACTCGTTGTTTTTTAAGCATGCTTGCCCACGCGCATATAGCTACGCGTATGATGATAAGACCAGTACCTACACATGTGCTTCTGCTAACTATTTGATAGTGTTTTGTCCTTTACCTTATACAAG CCAAAAACTGTTGGGAGCAAGGAAAGATGGGGCACCGCTTCCTCTTGTAAACACAACTATGATGTACTTCTCAAAAAAGCATTCAGGCGGTTCATCGTCAACAG GACTTGAAAGATAG
- the LOC123916528 gene encoding thaumatin-like protein 1b isoform X3, whose amino-acid sequence MARLILFLIFLTFITLSFLSEVQSASFKIVNRCRYTIWPGLLSGATSPPLPTTGFTLKSGKSRTIQIPRSWSGRLWARSLCGRDSDGKFSCVTADCGSGKVSCAGGGAKPPATLAEFTLNGADGLDFYDVSMVDGYNLPMLIVAQGGTRGGCSATGCLVDLNGGCPADLKVARGNGSGGSVACRSACEAFGDPRYCCSEAYSTPDTCGPSVYSLFFKHACPRAYSYAYDDKTSTYTCASANYLIVFCPLPYTSQKLLGARKDGAPLPLVNTTMMYFSKKHSGGSSSTGRK is encoded by the exons ATGGCTCGCTTAATTCTCTTTCTCATTTTTCTCACCTTCATTACATTATCTTTCCTCTcag AGGTTCAATCAGCATCGTTCAAGATTGTTAACAGATGCCGTTACACTATATGGCCAGGATTACTCTCCGGCGCCACCTCGCCGCCGCTACCAACCACCGGATTCACCCTCAAGAGTGGAAAATCAAGGACTATACAAATCCCGAGATCTTGGTCAGGTCGGTTATGGGCAAGGTCTCTCTGCGGCCGAGACTCCGACGGAAAATTCTCCTGCGTAACCGCCGACTGTGGTTCTGGAAAAGTTTCCTGTGCCGGAGGTGGTGCCAAACCTCCGGCAACATTGGCGGAGTTCACCTTGAACGGAGCAGACGGGTTGGATTTCTACGACGTGAGTATGGTCGACGGTTATAATCTTCCGATGCTGATCGTGGCTCAAGGAGGGACTAGAGGTGGCTGCAGTGCAACCGGTTGTCTTGTGGATCTTAACGGCGGTTGTCCGGCAGATCTTAAGGTGGCGCGTGGTAATGGGAGTGGTGGAAGTGTTGCTTGTAGAAGCGCGTGTGAAGCTTTTGGGGATCCTCGTTATTGTTGTAGTGAGGCGTACTCAACGCCTGACACGTGTGGTCCGTCTGTTTACTCGTTGTTTTTTAAGCATGCTTGCCCACGCGCATATAGCTACGCGTATGATGATAAGACCAGTACCTACACATGTGCTTCTGCTAACTATTTGATAGTGTTTTGTCCTTTACCTTATACAAG CCAAAAACTGTTGGGAGCAAGGAAAGATGGGGCACCGCTTCCTCTTGTAAACACAACTATGATGTACTTCTCAAAAAAGCATTCAGGCGGTTCATCGTCAACAG GCAGAAAGTAA
- the LOC123916528 gene encoding thaumatin-like protein 1b isoform X1: MARLILFLIFLTFITLSFLSEVQSASFKIVNRCRYTIWPGLLSGATSPPLPTTGFTLKSGKSRTIQIPRSWSGRLWARSLCGRDSDGKFSCVTADCGSGKVSCAGGGAKPPATLAEFTLNGADGLDFYDVSMVDGYNLPMLIVAQGGTRGGCSATGCLVDLNGGCPADLKVARGNGSGGSVACRSACEAFGDPRYCCSEAYSTPDTCGPSVYSLFFKHACPRAYSYAYDDKTSTYTCASANYLIVFCPLPYTSQKLLGARKDGAPLPLVNTTMMYFSKKHSGGSSSTGLIQSQIIAYVASIAVAFFLSCPHN; encoded by the exons ATGGCTCGCTTAATTCTCTTTCTCATTTTTCTCACCTTCATTACATTATCTTTCCTCTcag AGGTTCAATCAGCATCGTTCAAGATTGTTAACAGATGCCGTTACACTATATGGCCAGGATTACTCTCCGGCGCCACCTCGCCGCCGCTACCAACCACCGGATTCACCCTCAAGAGTGGAAAATCAAGGACTATACAAATCCCGAGATCTTGGTCAGGTCGGTTATGGGCAAGGTCTCTCTGCGGCCGAGACTCCGACGGAAAATTCTCCTGCGTAACCGCCGACTGTGGTTCTGGAAAAGTTTCCTGTGCCGGAGGTGGTGCCAAACCTCCGGCAACATTGGCGGAGTTCACCTTGAACGGAGCAGACGGGTTGGATTTCTACGACGTGAGTATGGTCGACGGTTATAATCTTCCGATGCTGATCGTGGCTCAAGGAGGGACTAGAGGTGGCTGCAGTGCAACCGGTTGTCTTGTGGATCTTAACGGCGGTTGTCCGGCAGATCTTAAGGTGGCGCGTGGTAATGGGAGTGGTGGAAGTGTTGCTTGTAGAAGCGCGTGTGAAGCTTTTGGGGATCCTCGTTATTGTTGTAGTGAGGCGTACTCAACGCCTGACACGTGTGGTCCGTCTGTTTACTCGTTGTTTTTTAAGCATGCTTGCCCACGCGCATATAGCTACGCGTATGATGATAAGACCAGTACCTACACATGTGCTTCTGCTAACTATTTGATAGTGTTTTGTCCTTTACCTTATACAAG CCAAAAACTGTTGGGAGCAAGGAAAGATGGGGCACCGCTTCCTCTTGTAAACACAACTATGATGTACTTCTCAAAAAAGCATTCAGGCGGTTCATCGTCAACAGGTCTGATCCAATCGCAGATTATAGCTTATGTTGCATCTATCGCTGTGGCATTTTTCCTGTCTTGCCCACATAATTAA